A DNA window from Thermococcus sp. 4557 contains the following coding sequences:
- a CDS encoding exonuclease SbcCD subunit D, which yields MRFAHIADVHLGREQFNQPFRYDDYLKVFRESIEKAVKARVDFILIAGDLFHVSRPSPRTIRDAVEVLELPRRKGIPVFAIEGNHDKTIRETSVFDLLEHLGLIYTVGLKREPREGEFQRSRKISENRYLVWGQVGDLEIHGLRHHTRWQLIRQEGAVNVLKALFKGKKGILMLHQAVDYLAKDTPYQDAFDLKLNELPDGFSYYALGHIHVRRVAEPEQTGLSGPLVYPGSLERTEVREASHTIRYSLRDKKPKVTESREGPKGFYIVEDFQPEFVEVDARPFYSIRVEGDSKSQLRKRVEEAASLVPKDAIAVITLEGTIKGGVSLAEFNDLLKDSGIMYYTFRSRVVGETVLSKERLSEEELFTEWERELLLNLRVSPKEFSEGLTEFVSWLIGRYEKGIPEKARKVPETEKREEPEKKEKVSESTAKPEKPKPEKDLGKEPPKKPRPISKPKNPSSLDAWLRRGKP from the coding sequence ATGAGATTCGCGCACATCGCCGACGTCCACCTCGGCAGGGAGCAGTTCAACCAGCCCTTCCGCTACGACGACTACCTCAAGGTCTTCAGGGAGTCCATCGAGAAGGCCGTGAAAGCCAGGGTGGACTTCATACTCATCGCAGGCGACCTCTTCCACGTGAGCCGGCCGTCCCCGAGGACGATACGCGACGCGGTTGAGGTCCTTGAGCTCCCGAGGCGGAAGGGAATCCCGGTCTTCGCGATAGAGGGCAACCACGACAAGACCATAAGGGAAACCTCGGTCTTCGACCTCCTCGAGCATCTCGGGCTGATATACACCGTCGGGCTGAAGAGGGAGCCAAGGGAGGGTGAGTTCCAGAGGAGCAGGAAGATAAGTGAGAACCGCTACCTAGTTTGGGGCCAGGTAGGAGACCTTGAAATCCACGGCCTCAGGCATCACACCCGCTGGCAGCTCATAAGGCAGGAAGGGGCCGTAAACGTTCTCAAGGCGCTCTTCAAGGGAAAGAAGGGCATCCTGATGCTCCACCAGGCGGTCGATTACCTCGCCAAGGACACGCCCTACCAGGACGCCTTTGACCTGAAGCTCAACGAGCTTCCCGACGGCTTTTCCTACTACGCTCTCGGCCACATCCACGTGAGGAGGGTAGCTGAACCGGAGCAGACGGGGCTGAGCGGGCCTCTGGTCTATCCGGGCTCGCTGGAGAGGACGGAGGTAAGGGAGGCGAGCCATACAATCCGCTATTCCCTGAGGGACAAAAAGCCGAAGGTCACGGAGAGCAGGGAGGGGCCGAAGGGGTTCTACATCGTCGAGGACTTTCAGCCGGAGTTCGTAGAAGTCGATGCGAGGCCGTTCTACTCGATCAGGGTGGAGGGGGACAGCAAGTCCCAGCTCAGGAAGAGGGTTGAGGAGGCAGCCTCGCTCGTCCCGAAGGACGCGATAGCGGTTATAACGCTCGAAGGGACGATTAAGGGCGGGGTGAGCCTGGCCGAGTTCAACGACCTCCTTAAAGATTCGGGGATAATGTACTACACCTTCAGGAGCAGGGTCGTGGGGGAGACGGTGCTTTCCAAGGAGAGGCTGAGCGAGGAGGAGCTGTTCACCGAATGGGAGCGGGAGCTCCTCCTGAACCTGAGGGTCTCCCCGAAGGAGTTCTCCGAGGGGCTCACCGAGTTCGTCTCCTGGCTGATTGGGAGGTACGAGAAGGGAATCCCGGAAAAAGCCCGGAAAGTTCCGGAAACTGAAAAGAGGGAAGAACCCGAGAAGAAGGAGAAGGTGTCCGAGAGCACCGCCAAGCCGGAGAAGCCCAAACCGGAAAAAGATCTGGGGAAAGAGCCTCCTAAAAAACCCAGGCCCATTTCCAAGCCCAAAAACCCATCGAGCCTAGACGCGTGGCTCAGGAGGGGTAAGCCGTGA
- a CDS encoding ATP-binding protein → MVGNGAVGIVFGESSTDHFTFIVNPRNELPRFGEFLVVKNRDGDEVLALLKSIRNINWLMDAGRGSYDYVEKTVNVFSKGVLDKSEAILATAKVLGVLRRHDGEFLTKPAPNRVPIKPGEKVYLTRDEDLQKIFSEGHIRLGRLIARENIEVGLDANKLVSRHFAVLAVTGAGKSNTIAVLTKELVSSVNATVVILDPHGEYQRLSWPGARVNPIKATIDPGRIRLSEFATLLGIAENASLQRRFLGLVYRTVREEMRRKGQVVGGIAFIHEMEDKIEEWIRVYENTDDKIIHYYDEKGIETPRKIQSRDIEALIRLKDYLSELRANFGEFISPVNVLSEIRPGMVNVIDLSGMEEEQMITLASFVLRGILKNRIDYVKGVRTNDRALVREVSERYPALTRPVLIIVEEAHIFAPRGEKNPATLWLGKIAREGRKFGVGLGIVSQRPKKLDDDILSQTNTKIILKLVEPNDQRYVQQASEQISEDLLSDIASLGVGEAVLVGYAITIPAMVKIYSFERDMNGHYGGGDIDIVGEWLAGRDEEEEITEEEAIEALPL, encoded by the coding sequence ATGGTCGGAAACGGTGCCGTTGGAATAGTTTTTGGCGAATCAAGCACGGATCACTTCACGTTCATAGTGAACCCGAGGAACGAGCTGCCCCGCTTCGGAGAGTTTCTGGTCGTTAAAAACCGGGACGGTGATGAAGTTTTAGCTCTTCTTAAGTCAATCAGGAACATCAACTGGCTGATGGACGCCGGCAGGGGGAGCTACGACTACGTTGAGAAGACAGTGAACGTATTCTCAAAGGGCGTCCTGGACAAGAGCGAGGCGATTCTGGCGACGGCGAAGGTTCTCGGCGTGCTGAGGAGGCACGACGGTGAGTTCCTGACGAAGCCCGCCCCGAACCGCGTCCCAATAAAGCCGGGCGAGAAGGTCTACCTCACGAGGGACGAGGACCTCCAGAAAATATTCTCGGAGGGGCATATACGCCTCGGCAGGCTCATCGCGAGGGAGAACATAGAGGTTGGGCTGGACGCTAACAAACTCGTCTCGAGACACTTCGCGGTTCTGGCCGTCACTGGCGCAGGAAAGTCCAACACGATAGCAGTTCTCACGAAGGAGCTGGTTAGCAGTGTCAACGCTACGGTTGTTATTCTCGACCCCCACGGGGAATACCAGAGGCTCAGCTGGCCCGGCGCGCGCGTGAACCCGATAAAGGCCACGATAGATCCGGGGCGGATAAGGCTGAGCGAGTTCGCCACACTGCTCGGGATAGCTGAAAACGCCAGCCTGCAGAGGCGCTTCCTGGGGCTGGTTTACAGGACGGTCAGGGAGGAGATGCGGAGGAAGGGACAGGTCGTCGGCGGAATTGCCTTCATCCACGAGATGGAGGACAAGATAGAGGAGTGGATAAGGGTTTACGAGAACACCGACGACAAGATCATCCACTACTACGACGAGAAGGGCATAGAGACGCCGAGGAAAATACAGTCAAGGGACATAGAGGCCCTCATAAGGCTGAAGGACTACCTCAGCGAGCTCAGGGCCAACTTCGGCGAGTTCATCAGTCCGGTTAATGTGCTCAGCGAGATAAGGCCGGGGATGGTGAACGTTATAGACCTCAGCGGAATGGAAGAGGAGCAGATGATAACGCTGGCAAGCTTCGTCCTCCGCGGAATCCTCAAGAACAGGATAGACTACGTTAAGGGCGTCAGAACCAACGACAGGGCCCTCGTCAGGGAGGTTTCCGAGAGGTATCCGGCTTTAACGAGGCCCGTGCTGATCATAGTGGAGGAGGCACACATATTCGCGCCAAGGGGAGAGAAGAATCCCGCAACTCTGTGGCTCGGCAAGATAGCGCGCGAGGGCAGGAAGTTCGGCGTTGGCCTCGGGATAGTGTCGCAGAGGCCGAAGAAGCTGGACGACGACATACTCAGCCAGACGAACACCAAGATAATCCTCAAGCTCGTCGAGCCGAACGACCAGCGCTACGTCCAGCAGGCGAGCGAGCAGATAAGCGAGGATCTGCTGAGCGACATTGCCTCCCTTGGCGTTGGTGAGGCCGTCCTAGTGGGCTACGCCATCACGATTCCCGCGATGGTCAAGATATACAGCTTCGAAAGGGATATGAACGGCCACTACGGCGGCGGGGACATAGACATCGTCGGCGAGTGGCTCGCGGGGAGGGACGAGGAAGAGGAGATAACCGAGGAAGAGGCCATAGAGGCCCTCCCGCTGTGA